A window of Prolixibacter sp. SD074 contains these coding sequences:
- the thrA gene encoding bifunctional aspartate kinase/homoserine dehydrogenase I gives MKILKFGGTSVGSHENVRRIDEIVKGQNTPVIVVVSALSGITDTLLLTARTTAEGGEFTTGLSAIRTRHEEMAGQLFAGGQLNGVTAQLHPYFEELEKIFQGVSLIYELTPKTLDKIVGFGERMSSLLISEFLKAELIDSAAVIKTDENFGRAYVDLDKTYQLIAERCSNLKGVAVAPGFISSSSNGVMTTLGRGGSDYTAALFAAALDAEKLEIWTDVDGFMTADPRVISKAYPIPSLTYSEAMELSHFGAKVIYPPTILPVYKKGIPVQIKNTMAPNAEGTLIGLEETNWKDRPIKGISSMSGITLITVQGLGMIGVTGISARIFGVLARKEINVILISQASSENSISFAVDSVSAEVAREGIEDEFAAEIASGRINKITIEENLSIVAIVGEHMKHSAGIAGKLFHTIGKNGINVVAIAQGASEQNISWVVKHSDLRKTLNVVHESFFLSPYIELNIFLVGIGTVGRDLLKQIERQQPRLTREHRLKIKLAGVANSRKMYFNRDGIQVREVDNLLKSSDEKSNMSAFCRKMIDLNMFNSVFVDCTASAEIAGHYHHILDNFISVVAANKVAASSSFSRYKKLKDTASKKGVKFLFETNVGAGLPLISTINDLQRSGDRIQRIEAVLSGTLNFIFNTLSEEIPLSMAIRMAKDKGYAEPDPRVDLSGIDVVRKLVILARESGYEIEKEDVKIEPFIPQKYFDGTLDEFWETINEMDEEFEQRRKELVANNQRWRFVGKFENRQAEVALRVVDARHPFFDLEGSNNIVLLTSERYNEFPMLIKGYGAGAAVTAAGVFADLIKVSNI, from the coding sequence GCGGGCAATTGAACGGCGTGACGGCCCAATTGCATCCTTATTTCGAAGAGCTGGAGAAAATTTTTCAGGGTGTTTCACTGATTTATGAACTCACGCCGAAAACCCTCGATAAAATTGTTGGCTTTGGTGAACGAATGTCCTCACTGCTGATTAGTGAGTTTTTGAAGGCAGAACTGATTGACAGCGCGGCAGTCATTAAAACGGATGAAAATTTTGGCCGTGCGTATGTCGATTTGGACAAAACCTATCAATTAATAGCCGAACGCTGCAGTAACCTGAAAGGGGTGGCTGTGGCTCCGGGCTTCATTTCGTCTTCATCAAATGGCGTGATGACCACGCTCGGACGTGGAGGCTCCGATTATACGGCGGCGTTGTTTGCTGCAGCGCTTGATGCCGAAAAGCTGGAAATATGGACTGACGTGGATGGTTTTATGACAGCCGATCCGCGCGTTATCAGCAAGGCATATCCTATTCCGTCGCTAACCTATTCGGAGGCAATGGAATTATCGCACTTTGGTGCGAAGGTGATTTACCCGCCCACGATCTTGCCCGTTTACAAAAAAGGCATTCCGGTCCAGATAAAAAATACCATGGCCCCCAATGCCGAAGGGACGCTCATCGGGTTGGAGGAGACGAATTGGAAAGATCGGCCCATCAAAGGAATTTCGTCCATGTCGGGTATTACCCTGATTACCGTTCAGGGCCTCGGGATGATTGGCGTAACCGGAATATCGGCCCGGATTTTCGGCGTGCTGGCGCGAAAAGAAATCAATGTGATACTCATCTCGCAGGCTTCATCCGAGAACTCCATCAGCTTTGCAGTGGATTCGGTTTCTGCAGAGGTGGCGCGTGAAGGTATTGAAGATGAATTTGCTGCGGAAATAGCTTCCGGGCGTATCAATAAAATAACGATCGAAGAGAACCTCTCAATTGTGGCGATTGTCGGCGAGCACATGAAACATTCGGCCGGTATTGCCGGAAAACTTTTCCATACCATCGGGAAAAACGGGATCAACGTAGTCGCCATTGCGCAGGGGGCCTCCGAACAAAATATTTCGTGGGTCGTGAAACATTCCGATTTACGAAAAACATTGAATGTGGTCCATGAATCGTTCTTCCTGTCACCTTATATCGAACTGAATATCTTCCTGGTCGGAATCGGCACCGTTGGCCGCGACTTGTTGAAACAGATAGAGCGGCAGCAACCCCGTTTGACGCGGGAGCACCGTTTGAAAATAAAACTGGCCGGCGTAGCAAATTCACGCAAAATGTATTTCAACCGCGACGGTATCCAGGTACGCGAAGTAGACAACCTGCTGAAGTCTTCGGACGAGAAGTCGAATATGTCGGCTTTTTGCCGGAAGATGATTGATTTGAACATGTTTAACTCCGTATTTGTCGATTGCACGGCTAGTGCCGAAATAGCGGGGCATTACCATCATATTCTCGATAACTTTATCTCGGTAGTGGCGGCAAACAAGGTCGCGGCTTCTTCGTCTTTCAGCCGGTATAAAAAACTGAAAGATACGGCCAGTAAAAAAGGTGTGAAATTCCTGTTCGAAACGAACGTTGGAGCTGGATTACCATTGATTTCCACTATTAATGACCTGCAACGTTCGGGTGACCGTATCCAGCGTATCGAAGCGGTTCTTTCCGGGACATTGAACTTCATTTTCAATACGCTAAGCGAAGAAATTCCGTTGAGCATGGCTATCCGAATGGCGAAGGACAAAGGGTATGCGGAACCCGATCCGCGTGTCGATTTAAGCGGTATCGATGTGGTACGTAAGCTGGTTATCCTTGCCCGTGAATCCGGGTACGAAATCGAGAAAGAAGACGTGAAAATAGAACCATTCATCCCGCAAAAATACTTTGATGGAACGCTGGACGAATTCTGGGAAACGATCAACGAAATGGATGAAGAATTTGAGCAACGCCGGAAGGAATTGGTTGCTAATAACCAACGCTGGCGCTTTGTTGGTAAATTCGAAAATCGCCAGGCCGAAGTGGCTTTGCGCGTAGTGGATGCCCGCCATCCGTTCTTCGACCTCGAAGGCAGTAACAACATTGTATTGCTCACCAGCGAGCGGTACAACGAGTTTCCGATGCTAATCAAAGGATACGGAGCAGGCGCTGCTGTAACAGCAGCCGGCGTATTTGCCGATTTGATCAAGGTTTCGAATATATAA